GATCGAGAACACCTTGTCCTCCTGCGCCTTGGCCGCCTCGAACGCGAGCTTCAGATCCTCCTGGAGCGCGATGGGCAGCTTCAGCGTCTCGAGGGCCGAGAGGGACGTCAGGGTGTAGAACTCGCGCGAGTAGGACTCGGGCTTCTCGTCATCCACGAGGATGCCGGTGATGAGCTTGAGCTGATAGCCCTCGCCCTCCTCGAGCACCGTCTCCGAGTAGATCTTCGGATCCTCACCGGGCTCTTCCTGCTCCTGCGCGAGCGCCTCGGCACCCGTCAGCAGCGACAGGCCCGCGGCCAGACACCAGGCAAGGGACTTCCACCCACGGCGCGCGGCCGTGGAGACACGGTAGGAGTGAGTCATGGCATCCATCCTTGAAACGAAACAGGAAACCCGGGCCGCTCCAGGAGATGGGAGCGCGAGGGACAGCGTCCGGCGGGTGGAAATCCATGTCTCATGTCTGGATTTGAATTTCAAGCCTCGCTGACAATCCCTGTTTTGTTGCCTCGGGAGCAACGCTGCCTCCGAAGCAACACGTTGTCTCGAGAGCAACAGCACGTCCCGCATTGCGAGAATATGTGTATTGGATTGGCCGGACCCGCGGGAGGGACCCGCGGGTACAAAGTTCCCGGGAGGCCGTGCCCGGCTGGTAGCATCGGGGGTGCCAATGAACCCCCTGGCCTTCATCGGAGCCCCGGCCTTGATGCTCGCGCGCACGGTGCGGGCGAGCGTGCGCCACGGGCTGTCCTGGCGCGAGTGCCTGCACCAGCTGTACGAGACGGGCTCGCGCAGCATGTGGCTGGTGATGTCGGGGATGGGCTTCTTCGGGGCGGTGCTGGTGACGTTCGCGGACAGCCAGGCGCGCAAGGTGACGGGGAACCTGCCGGTGGTGGGCCCGCCCTACTTCGAGCTGCTGGTGCGCGAGTTCGGCCCGGTGGTGTCGGCGCTGCTGGCGGCGGCACGCGGCGGGGCGAGCCACAGCGCGGAGCTCTCCACCATGAGCGTCAACGAGCAGGTGGAGGCGCTGGAGATGTCGGCGGGAGATCCGTACGCGGACCTGGTGGCGCCGAGGGTGGTGGCGGGGCTGGTGGGGGTGCCGCTGCTGTGCATCGTGGGGACGATGGCGGCGACGCTGTCGGCGGTGGCCACGGCGAGCTGGGCCTTCGGGGTGGACGGAACGGCCTTCATGGACGCGCGCTTCGTGGACGGGTGGGACGTGCTGGCGGGGCTGACGAAGGGGGCGGGCTGCGGCCTCTACATTCCCCTGGCGGCGGCGGTGGCAGGCCTGTCCGCGCGTGGAGGCGCCGAGGCGGTGGGCGAGGCCACCACGCGCGGGGTGGTGGCGGCGTGCTTCGGCTGCCTGCTGATCGCCTTCGTGGTGGCGCTCGGCTTCCAGGCGCTGGGGGTGTGAGCGGGAATGCTGCGCTTCTCCGACGTGGGGGTGACGTTCGAGTCCGGCCGGCGGGTGCTGACGGGGCTGAGCGCGGAGCTGTCCACACGGGAGCTGACCTTCGTGGCCGGCGCGAGCGGCGCGGGCAAGAGCGTGCTGTGCCGGCTGGCGGTGGGGCTGCTGAAGCCGGAGTCGGGCCAGGTGGAGCTCCTCGGCGAGCGGGTGGACGCGATGCCCGAGCGGGCCCTGCGGACCCTGCGCCAGCGGGCGCCGTACCTGGTGCAGGGCCCGGCGCTGCTGGACTGGCGGACGCTGCGGGAGAACGTGGCCCTGGCGGCCCCGGGCCTCTCGCCGGAGGCGGTGCACGAGGCGCTGGCCCAGGTGGGGCTGGAAGCGGCGGCGGATCGGCTGCCCACGGAGCTGGGGCCCGGGGCGAAGAAGCGGGCGGCCATCGCCCGGGCGCTGGCGCTGCGTCCGGAGTACCTGCTGCTGGACGAGCCCACCACGGGGCTGGACCGGAGGGCGGCGGCGCAGGTGGAAGAGGTGCTCGCCTCGGTGAAGGCCCGGGGGCTGGGCGCGCTGGTGGTGTCCCATGATTACCGGCTGCTGCGGACGCTGGCGGACCGGGTGCTGGTGGTGGGAGGGGGACGGTGCGCCTTCCTGGGCACACCGGAGGCGTTCCTGGCATCCTCGGAGCCGGAGCTACGGGCCCTGACGGCGCCCTTCCTGGAGAGCGCATCGGATGGATGAGCGTCGCTTGGAGATGAAGGTGGGCGCGCTGGTGCTGGCGGCGCTGGTGGGCGTGCTCGGGCTGCTGTGGCTGATGGGCGAGCTGACACTGGGCCGCGACACGGTGCTCTCGGTGGACTTCAGCCACACGGGCAACGTGGTGAAGGGCGCGCCGGTGAAGCTGGGCGGTGTGGTGGTGGGCCGGGTGGAGGAGATCCACCTGGAGCCGGACCGGAGGGACGCACAGGGCCGGGCGTTGCCGGTGCGGATGGGGCTCTCGGTGAAGCCCGAGGCGATGGTGGCCCTGCGAGAGGACACGCGAGTGACGGTGGCCACGGTGGGGCCGCTGGGTGAGCCGTACCTGGAGCTGAACCCGGGCTCCGCGTCCTCCCCTCCCCTGCCCGCCTCCGGTGGCTCGCTGCGGGGCACGGACGCGCCGCGGTTGGATCTGGTGGCCCAGCAGCTCTCGGCCTTCCTGGACGTGGCGAGCGGCGCGCTCGCGGAGGATCCGGAGGGAATGCGCAACCTGGCCACCAACCTGTCCCGGCTGACGGGCACGTTGGCCGGTGTGTTGAGCGACAACCGGAGCGATCTGAAGACGCTGACGGGCGATCTGACCGCGGCGGCGAAGGACCTGCGGATGCTGGCCAAGGTTGCTCGGGAGGCC
The sequence above is drawn from the Archangium gephyra genome and encodes:
- a CDS encoding ATP-binding cassette domain-containing protein, giving the protein MLRFSDVGVTFESGRRVLTGLSAELSTRELTFVAGASGAGKSVLCRLAVGLLKPESGQVELLGERVDAMPERALRTLRQRAPYLVQGPALLDWRTLRENVALAAPGLSPEAVHEALAQVGLEAAADRLPTELGPGAKKRAAIARALALRPEYLLLDEPTTGLDRRAAAQVEEVLASVKARGLGALVVSHDYRLLRTLADRVLVVGGGRCAFLGTPEAFLASSEPELRALTAPFLESASDG
- a CDS encoding MlaE family ABC transporter permease, whose protein sequence is MNPLAFIGAPALMLARTVRASVRHGLSWRECLHQLYETGSRSMWLVMSGMGFFGAVLVTFADSQARKVTGNLPVVGPPYFELLVREFGPVVSALLAAARGGASHSAELSTMSVNEQVEALEMSAGDPYADLVAPRVVAGLVGVPLLCIVGTMAATLSAVATASWAFGVDGTAFMDARFVDGWDVLAGLTKGAGCGLYIPLAAAVAGLSARGGAEAVGEATTRGVVAACFGCLLIAFVVALGFQALGV
- a CDS encoding MlaD family protein, translating into MDERRLEMKVGALVLAALVGVLGLLWLMGELTLGRDTVLSVDFSHTGNVVKGAPVKLGGVVVGRVEEIHLEPDRRDAQGRALPVRMGLSVKPEAMVALREDTRVTVATVGPLGEPYLELNPGSASSPPLPASGGSLRGTDAPRLDLVAQQLSAFLDVASGALAEDPEGMRNLATNLSRLTGTLAGVLSDNRSDLKTLTGDLTAAAKDLRMLAKVAREAMQPGGTGARLLGDAAETAALMKRELPGLSGSAAKTLNGLSMVTGGLDAKDGERLKVALERYTAAGEKLDQMAAKADRLLARIEAGEGTVGALQKDKQVYDDLKTLLSDLRKHPWKMLWKE